Proteins encoded by one window of Vigna radiata var. radiata cultivar VC1973A chromosome 5, Vradiata_ver6, whole genome shotgun sequence:
- the LOC106760941 gene encoding ylmG homolog protein 2, chloroplastic, whose protein sequence is MGANNTNDSTTEIEKTQKKVSHCWGNAQIPFALPFLTLPNSNLATFLSPPQLHSSFTAVADHFFTLLHSLASQNPFLNKIISLPSQFHTLCVQIRKQDSVRLVGNHNFAAVLPGDSVAGLVVANGVLNFLNIYNTLLIVRLVLTWFPNTPPSIVSPLSTICDPYLNIFRGLIPPLGGTLDLSPILAFLVLNAFTSTAAALPAELPTTERSQQGLAPPLQASNVTTSQNKWMRRLLGNKSRTLGGDK, encoded by the exons ATGGGTGCCAACAACACTAATGACTCCACCACGGAGATAGAGAAGACACAGAAGAAGGTTTCCCATTGTTGGGGAAATGCTCAAATACCCTTTGCACTTCCCTTTCTCAcgctccccaattccaacctcGCCACTTTCCTCTCTCCGCCGCAACTCCACTCATCATTCACCGCTGTCGCTGACCATTTTTTCACCCTTCTCCACTCCCTCGCTTCTCAGAACCCCTTCCTCAACAAAATCATCTCTCTCCCCTCCCAATTTCACACCCTATGCGTCCAG ATTCGGAAGCAGGATAGCGTGAGATTGGTGGGTAATCATAATTTTGCTGCTGTTTTACCTGGGGATTCGGTGGCAGGATTGGTTGTGGCTAATGGGGTTCTGAATTTCTTGAACATTTACAACACCTTGCTCATTGTTAGGCTTGTTTTGACATGGTTTCCCAACACTCCTCCTTCCATTGTTAGTCCCCTCAG CACCATATGTGACCCATACCTGAACATATTCCGTGGGCTTATTCCCCCTCTGGGAGGAACACTGGATCTCTCCCCCATTCTAGCATTTTTGGTACTAAATGCATTTACTAGCACTGCTGCTGCACTCCCTGCTGAGCTCCCAACCACAGAGCGATCCCAACAAGGTCTTGCACCACCATTACAAGCTTCTAATGTTACTACTTCACAGAACAAATGGATGAGACGGCTTCTAGGGAACAAGTCAAGGACACTTGGTGGTGATAAATAG